From a single Candidatus Neomarinimicrobiota bacterium genomic region:
- a CDS encoding undecaprenyl-diphosphate phosphatase yields the protein MTILEAIGLGALQGVTEFLPVSSSGHLVIGQHLLGITLPGNAFEIWVHLGTLLSIVFVFNKEIINMLTSIGNPETRKYIGILITGTIPAVFVGFGFKETISEFFDSVHIVSLGLMITASVLFLTGMIRKRSVQITLLSGLVIGMAQALAIVPGISRSGTTIAMALVLGASSKEAAKFSFFLAIPVIAGAGLFTAMDTVQNQVISLDSSIIFAGLLTSFLVGWVSLKWLLAILQKGKFHWFGMYCFIVGLILAFS from the coding sequence ATGACAATCTTAGAAGCCATTGGACTTGGCGCCTTGCAAGGCGTAACGGAATTTTTACCGGTTAGCAGTAGTGGACACTTGGTAATAGGTCAACATTTGCTAGGTATTACATTACCAGGGAATGCGTTCGAAATCTGGGTTCATCTCGGAACATTGCTTAGTATTGTTTTCGTTTTCAATAAAGAAATTATAAATATGCTTACTTCCATTGGCAATCCTGAAACAAGAAAATATATTGGCATTTTAATCACCGGAACTATACCCGCTGTATTTGTTGGATTTGGTTTTAAAGAAACTATTTCAGAATTTTTTGATAGCGTTCATATTGTTTCTTTGGGATTGATGATTACTGCATCCGTACTCTTTTTGACAGGAATGATACGAAAACGATCTGTGCAAATAACACTATTATCAGGATTGGTGATCGGTATGGCACAGGCGTTAGCAATTGTTCCGGGGATTTCCCGTTCCGGTACAACTATCGCAATGGCATTGGTTCTTGGTGCATCTTCAAAAGAAGCTGCAAAATTTTCATTTTTCCTTGCCATTCCGGTTATTGCCGGGGCTGGATTGTTTACAGCGATGGACACAGTGCAGAATCAGGTGATATCATTGGACTCTTCAATCATTTTTGCAGGATTACTAACTTCGTTCCTGGTTGGATGGGTTTCTCTAAAGTGGTTACTCGCGATTCTTCAAAAAGGGAAATTTCATTGGTTTGGAATGTATTGCTTTATTGTTGGTCTAATTTTGGCATTCAGTTAA